The proteins below are encoded in one region of Dioscorea cayenensis subsp. rotundata cultivar TDr96_F1 chromosome 18, TDr96_F1_v2_PseudoChromosome.rev07_lg8_w22 25.fasta, whole genome shotgun sequence:
- the LOC120282714 gene encoding 14-3-3-like protein translates to MSPVEASREDNVYMAKLAEQAERYEEMVEFMEKVVKAVDTEELSVEERNLLSVAYKNVIGARRASWRIISSIEQKEESRGNEDHVTLIKEYRGKIEAELSKICDGILKLLDSHLIPSSTAAESKVFYLKMKGDYHRYLAEFKTGAERKEAAESTLLAYKSAQDIALAELAPTHPIRLGLALNFSVFYYEILNSPDRACNLAKQAFDEAISELDTLGEESYKDSTLIMQLLRDNLTLWTSDITEDAGDEIKEAPKGESVEGH, encoded by the exons ATGTCTCCAGTGGAAGCTTCTCGGGAGGACAATGTTTACATGGCTAAGCTGGCTGAGCAAGCAGAGAGGTATGAGGAAATGGTTGAGTTCATGGAAAAGGTTGTCAAGGCAGTTGACACTGAGGAGCTCTCTGTTGAGGAGCGGAACCTCCTCTCCGTGGCCTACAAGAACGTCATAGGTGCTCGTCGTGCTTCATGGCGCATCATCTCCTCTATTGAGCAGAAGGAGGAGAGTCGTGGGAATGAGGACCATGTTACTTTGATCAAGGAATACCGTGGAAAGATTGAGGCTGAGCTCAGCAAGATATGTGATGGCATCCTTAAACTGCTTGATTCTCATCTCATCCCATCGTCCACTGCTGCGGAATCGAAGGTTTTTTACCTTAAGATGAAGGGTGACTACCACAG GTACCTTGCAGAGTTTAAGACTGGAGCTGAGAGAAAGGAGGCTGCAGAGAGCACTCTTTTGGCATATAAATCTGCACAG GATATTGCTTTGGCTGAACTGGCTCCTACTCATCCAATAAGGCTTGGGCTTGCTCTTAACTTCTCGGTCTTCTACTATGAGATCTTGAACTCACCAGATCGTGCATGCAATCTTGCAAAGCAG GCCTTTGATGAGGCAATCTCAGAGCTGGACACTCTGGGTGAGGAATCGTACAAGGACAGCACATTGATCATGCAGCTTCTTCGGGACAATCTCACTCTATGGACCTCTGATATTACG GAGGACGCTGGGGATGAGATTAAAGAGGCCCCGAAAGGTGAATCAGTGGAGGGGCACTGA